One Deinococcus sp. Leaf326 genomic window, AGAATGCGGGCACGCTCCCAGAGAGGCTGTGACTTCGACACTCCCAGACTCTCGCGTCTGGGAGCGCTTTTTTCGTCTTATGCAGGTGCAACTCCTGAGGAATAGGTATGGAGTTCAATGTTATCTGATTGATTTTCGGTAAAACGGTTCTATCCTGACTCATTGCCGCCATGGAATTAAAATCGTCGGACAATAGCCAATACTTGAGAAATATTACCGACGACTCTTTTCCAGAAATCGGATACATATCAGCGCTACAAAGCCCAGAAAAATTTACAACTACTGCCTTTCTGAGGTATGGCCGTATCTTAGAATACAGAAGCTGTCCTGGATAAAATACGTGCTTTCCGCTACTTACGCCATCTTCGGCAATAGTGCTGTACGAGAGAAGCCTACCAGTCAAAGACTCTATGTGATTTGGAGCTATATGAGGCATGTCTCCAAATGGAAGTGGATCAACTAAGTTTGACTCGATATTTGCCGCCAGCCCGAATGGCGCCCATTGCCAATTATTCGGAATCTCATGCAGTTCAAGGCCT contains:
- a CDS encoding restriction endonuclease subunit S, with the protein product MIDETVPLGDVLPETYKGLELHEIPNNWQWAPFGLAANIESNLVDPLPFGDMPHIAPNHIESLTGRLLSYSTIAEDGVSSGKHVFYPGQLLYSKIRPYLRKAVVVNFSGLCSADMYPISGKESSVIFLKYWLLSDDFNSMAAMSQDRTVLPKINQITLNSIPIPQELHLHKTKKALPDARVWECRSHSLSGSVPAF